In one Helicobacter sp. MIT 21-1697 genomic region, the following are encoded:
- a CDS encoding peptidylprolyl isomerase, producing MKRQLLATILASLVCVSLQAKTYATVDGVAITDKDMEILKQTIPNFNYNKLSDQEKEMLINELVNRQLILKAAKQEKLDASKEYTDAINSIKDNLLIDLWTKKQANSTQVPTMNDAQLRKIYQENEGEFIDQEGKARHILVKSESEAKEIIKELDKAGKAKVEAKFIELANAKSIDPASKQQKNGGDLGVFKRAGMDPMFSKAAFDLKPGTYTKEPVLTQFGYHIIYLERKSEPKVIPYKDAKKIIENSIKMQSIQGGMMQKIQALRAKAKIKITK from the coding sequence ATGAAACGCCAACTTCTTGCCACGATACTTGCCTCTCTTGTGTGCGTATCTCTTCAAGCCAAAACCTATGCAACGGTTGATGGTGTAGCCATTACAGACAAAGATATGGAGATTCTCAAACAAACTATCCCAAACTTTAACTATAATAAACTCTCTGACCAAGAAAAAGAAATGCTCATTAATGAGCTTGTAAATAGGCAACTCATTCTTAAAGCTGCCAAACAAGAAAAGCTAGACGCTTCTAAAGAATACACTGATGCCATTAATAGCATTAAAGACAATCTCCTTATTGATTTATGGACAAAAAAACAAGCTAACAGCACGCAAGTCCCAACGATGAATGATGCTCAACTTCGTAAAATTTACCAAGAAAATGAAGGTGAGTTTATTGACCAAGAAGGCAAGGCGCGACATATTCTTGTAAAATCAGAATCTGAAGCAAAAGAGATTATTAAAGAACTTGATAAGGCAGGTAAAGCGAAAGTAGAAGCCAAATTCATAGAGCTCGCAAATGCAAAATCTATTGACCCTGCTTCAAAACAACAAAAAAATGGTGGGGATTTGGGCGTATTCAAACGCGCAGGTATGGATCCTATGTTTTCTAAAGCTGCTTTTGATTTAAAACCGGGCACTTATACAAAAGAGCCTGTTCTTACGCAATTTGGCTATCATATTATCTATCTTGAACGCAAAAGTGAGCCCAAAGTCATTCCTTATAAAGATGCTAAAAAAATCATTGAAAATAGTATCAAAATGCAAAGTATTCAAGGCGGTATGATGCAAAAGATTCAAGCTTTGCGTGCTAAAGCTAAAATCAAAATTACAAAATAA